A region from the Vicia villosa cultivar HV-30 ecotype Madison, WI linkage group LG3, Vvil1.0, whole genome shotgun sequence genome encodes:
- the LOC131656180 gene encoding uncharacterized protein LOC131656180: MDTLNEYLSSQAEHIASSLYSYALRAKRRRKNNGCHRYHGLQTLVHSEATKLPERILHCCSIDKTRIALSQDVKTSVLWERLSNSLGSSSPGLRSAVMGDVIGAESGDCMSCDLLELLSQDQCEKKGFVFKERKKVKKEFPPAITLMRDSGGAMPWCIRKECNEEGRLIFKAERVKCYYENMEAQRENGRLTMRLIHHHADDDDDGWSIDDVDVDEECEEKNGYELDEELAKEFDSNETRKTEIGRCWADFRPCVSYGGGGFGRDSGSFYLGQPGSAPIAYVM, translated from the coding sequence ATGGATACATTGAACGAGTATTTATCAAGCCAAGCGGAACACATAGCTTCGTCTCTATATAGCTATGCATTGAGGGCGAAACGTCGTCGAAAAAACAATGGATGTCATCGTTATCATGGTCTTCAAACTCTAGTTCATTCAGAAGCAACCAAGTTGCCTGAGAGAATTCTACATTGTTGCAGCATTGATAAAACAAGAATTGCACTATCACAAGATGTTAAAACATCTGTGTTGTGGGAGAGGTTGTCAAATTCGTTAGGGTCATCATCGCCGGGGCTGCGTTCGGCGGTGATGGGTGATGTGATTGGGGCGGAGAGTGGAGATTGTATGAGCTGTGATTTGCTTGAGCTTCTAAGTCAAGATCAATGTGAAAAGAAGGGGTTTGTGTTTAAAGAGaggaagaaagtgaagaaggaGTTTCCTCCGGCGATAACTTTGATGAGAGATTCGGGTGGGGCGATGCCATGGTGTATTAGAAAGGAATGTAATGAGGAAGGGAGGTTGATTTTTAAGGCGGAGCGAGTGAAGTGCTATTATGAAAATATGGAGGCTCAGAGAGAAAATGGTAGACTTACCATGAGGCTCATCCATCATCACgctgatgacgatgatgatggaTGGTCTATTGACGATGTTGATGTTGATGAAGAATGCGAAGAAAAGAATGGTTATGAGTTGGATGAAGAATTGGCAAAGGAATTCGATAGTAATGAGACGCGGAAGACTGAGATCGGGCGGTGTTGGGCCGATTTTCGCCCGTGTGTTTCTTATGGTGGGGGAGGGTTTGGTAGGGATTCAGGATCCTTCTATTTGGGTCAGCCAGGTTCTGCACCCATTGCTTATGTTATGTGA